The nucleotide window GCGCGAGCCTGGCCATCATTTGGGCTATGATCGGGATCGTGGCCTACGTGGGGTTGCGCTTCCAGAAGCTGGCCTATTCTCTGGCCGGGGTCCTGGCGCTTTTTCACGACGTGTTCATCTGTCTGGCGGCGCTTGCCTTTACCGGGAGGGAGGTGAGCCTGACGGTTGTGGCCGGGCTCTTGGCCGTGGCCGGTTATTCGATTAACGACACCATCGTTATCTACGACCGAATCCGTGAAAACTTGCGCGTGGTGCGCAAAAAGACCTTTGCCGAGATCATCAACCTGAGTATCAATCAGACCCTGTCGCGTACCGTTTTGACGACACTGACTTCTTTGTTGGTGGTTGTGGCGTTGTACTTTTTCGGCGGCGAGGTGATCAATGATTTTGCCTTTACCTTGATAGTCGGCTTCTTAGCTGGGATTTATTCCACCATCTTTATTGCGTCTCCGACCGTCCTTGCCCTCACACAGAGGGGTGGCAAAAAGTAGATGCGTGTGCGTTGGCGCGTTCATCCGTTGGATCGTCAGACGCGGGAGCCCTTGGCCGAATCGCTGGGGATTCATCCGCTTACGGCCCAGATTTTGGCACAGCGCGGATTTCATAGCGCAGACCAGGTGCTGAAATTTTTTAGACCGCGTATGGCGGATCTGCATTCCGCCCGTCTTTTGCGTAATGTGGATGCCGCTATGGAGCGCCTGGAAAACGCTTTGCACCGGCATGAGCGTATCCTGATTTGGGGCGACTACGATGCGGACGGGCTCTGTTCTGCGGCGGTCTTGGTGCGCGGTCTGCGCCAGCTGGGCGCGGATTGCGTCACCTTTATTCCGCACCGCCTGCAGGACGGTTATGGTGTGGGCGAAGCCGGGGTGAAGGTCGCCCGTGAATCCGGGTGTCAATTGGTCATTACCGCGGATTGCGGCACCAATGCGCGCGGTCCTATCGAGGCTTTGGCTGCCGACGGGATTGATGTCCTTGTCATTGACCACCACCTTCCGGATCCCGAAGAATCCCTGCACAGTGCCTTGCTCATCAACCCCAAACATCCTGAATGCGAGTATCCCTTTAAGGAGCTTTGCAGCGCAGGGCTTGCCTATAAGTTTGTGGGGGAGCTGGCCCGTCACATGGGCCGGAATATAGAGGAAGATCTGGAGCTGGCAGCCCTGGCCACGGTTTGCGACGTGGTGCCCTTGGTGGGGGAAAACCGCGTGTTGGTGCGGGCCGGGCTCGAGGCCTTGGCTCAAACCAAACATCCGGGGCTCAAAGCCCTGGTCGATGTTTCGCGCATTCGAGGAGCCATGGATGCCGAAACCTTTTCCTTTGCTTTGGGCCCGCGCATCAATGCGAGCGGACGCATGGGTTCGGCCGAACTTTCGCTCAAGCTCTTGTTGAGTACGGATGAAACCGAGGCCAAGGAACTTGCCAAGGAATTAAACCGGGTTAACCAGCAACGCCGCCGCCTGCAGGATCGTATGTACAAGGAGGCCTTGGCCCAGATGGATCGCGAGATCAATTTTGCGCAGCACAAGGTCATTGTCCTGGGCCGGAAGGATTGGCACCCCGGTGTCGTGGGCGTGATTGCTGGCCGTCTGAGTGACCGCTTCTTCAGGCCTGCGATTGTAATGGGAGGCGTGAGTGAGGACTCCTGGACCGGTTCGGGCCGGTCCATTCCGGGATTTCATTTGCGGGAGGCCCTGGCGCAATCCGCTCATCTGCTGGAGCGCTTTGGCGGGCATAAACAGGCCTGCGGGCTTTCCTTAAACAAGCAGAATTTGGTGCCCTTGCGTGACTCCATTAACGAGTGGGCTCAAGAGAATTTGCCGGACCAGGACTTGGTGCCTGAACTGGAAATCGACGGCGAGATCCCGATTTCCGCTCTCAACGAGCCCTTGCTGCGCGAGTGGTCGGCTCTGGGGCCTTTTGGAGAAGGTAATCCCGAACCCACCTGGGGAACGCGCGGTTTGCATGTGCGTTTTACTCCGCGCCGTTTTGGCGGCAATCACGTTAAAATGATGGTTTCCGACGGCCGCGTCACGCGCGAGGCCGTGGCTTTTTCGCAGGCCGATAGTCTGGGGAGCCTTCCGCGCCAGGGAGATGAGGTGGACATGGTGTATACCGCGCGCATTTCCGAGTGGCAGGGAGAGAGTTTTGTGCAACTGATTGTCAAAGATATGCAACCAAGTCGTTGACGTCATCCCCGTGAAAACGGGGATCTATTCGTGTAACCAATAACAACTAGATTCTCGCCTTCGCGGGAATGACATTACTTATGGACCTATCGCTTATCCGCAATTTCTGTATTATCGCCCACATCGACCACGGCAAATCCACGCTCGCGGACCGTATGTTGCAGATGACCGGGTCCGTGGAGGTGCGGGAGTTCCGGGATCAGGTGCTGGATTCGATGGATCTCGAGCGCGAGCGCGGCATCACAATCAAGGCGAGCGCCGTGCGCATGAAGTACAAGGCCGCGGACGGAAAGAACTATGTGCTCAATCTCATTGACACGCCGGGGCACGTGGACTTCAGCTCCGAGGTTTCGAAATCCATCGCAGCGTGTGAGGGCGCGGTGCTGGTGGTGGACGCCTCACAGGGGGTGGAGGCCCAGACCGTGGCCAACCTGAACCTGGCCCTGCAGCACAATCTCAAAGTCATTCCCGTGCTCAACAAAGTGGATCTGCTCAATGCTGATGTGGCCCGGGTTACGCGGCAGTTGGAGTCCGCCTTGTTGATCGAACCGGAAGAGTGCCTGCACGTGAGTGCCAAGGAGGGAATCGGCATCGAGCAGGTTTTTGAACGCATTGTCAGAGATGTCCCTCCGCCCGTGGGGAGCGCTGATCTGCCTCTGCGCGCCACAATTTTTGATTCGGACTTTGACGTTTACAAGGGTGTGGTCGTCTATTTTCGTGTGTTCGAGGGCATTATCCGGCCGCGGGCCAAACTGCGCTTTATGGGAACGGGCGTGACACACGAGATCATCGAGCTGGGTGTCATGGAACCCAAGATGAGGGAGGTGGATTCCCTGGGCCCTGGGGAGGTCGGCTATTTTACGGCGAATATCCGGGACGCGCGGCAGATCGTCAACGGCGATACGGTGACCGATGACAGGGCCCCGGCGTCCGAAGCCCTACCCGGTTTTGAAATTCTCAACCCCGTGGTCTTCAGCAGTATGTATCCGGTGAATCCCAAGGACTTCCCCCAACTGCGCGAGGCTCTGGAAAAACTGCATCTGTCGGATTCTTCGCTCACCTTTGAGCCCGAGTCTTCGGGAGTTTTGTCCATGGGGTTCCGCTGCGGCTTTTTGGGTCTCTTGCACATGGAGATTGTCCAGGAGCGCCTGGAGCGTGAATACGATCTGAACTTGGTGCTCACGATCCCCAGTGTTGTCTACAAGGTGCGCTTGAATACAGGCGCGCTTGTGGAGGTGGATAACCCGAGCCATTTGCCCCCTGGCGGTGAAATCAGTGAAATGCTTGAGCCGTGGGTGCGCGCGACCATGATGTGCCCGGTGGATTCCATCGGGGCGGTCATGGAACTGGCCACGAACCGCCGCGGGGCGTACAAGAGCACGGAATACGTGGGCGAGGACCTGGTGCAGATCGTGTTTGAATTGCCGCTTTCCGAGATTATTATCGACTTCTATGACAAGCTCAAATCCGTGACGCGCGGTTATGGTTCGCTCGATTATGAAATGATCGGGTACCACGCGGCCAGATTGGTGCGCCTGGACGTGATGATTAACGGGGAGATCTGTGAAGCGCTGTCTTCCGTGGTGCCTCAGGATCGCGCGTATGCTAGAGGCAAGCAGCTCGTCGATAAACTCAAGGAACTCATCCCTCGCCAGATGTTTCAGGTTGCGCTGCAGGCGGCGATCGGGAACAATGTGATAGCGCGTTGTAATGTGAAGGCGCTCAAGAAAAATGTGACGGCCAAGTGTTACGGCGGTGACATCACACGTAAGCGCAAGTTGTGGGATAAGCAGAAAGAAGGCAAAAAACGGATGAAGCAGTTCGGCAAGGTCCAGATTCCGCAGGAGGCCTTTCTCGCAGCCCTGAAGATAGAGAATTGATGTGAAACCCGAAACCAAAAAAATCATCCGCGAATACGCCGAGTCTATATTGATTGCGCTGGTCCTGGCGCTTCTGATCCGGACCTTTGTGGTCCAGCCCTTCAAGATTCCCACGGGTTCCATGCGCCCGACTCTCATGGAAGGGGACCGTATCCTGGTCAACAAATACCTTTACCGCTTTAAGGACCCTCAACGCGGGGACATCATCGTCTTCAAATATCCGGGCGAGGAAAAGAAGGACTACATCAAGCGGCTGGTGGCCCTGCCCGGAGAGACTGTGGGTATTGAGGAGGGGAGGGTCAAGATCGGGGACAAAATTATGACTGAACCCGAGATCCTGACCCATTTCCATTATTACAATCGCGGATCCTTTGGGCATGTGGGCAAGAGTGTGGATGTGCCTCAGGACGCGTATTTTGTGCTCGGGGACAATAGCGGTAGCTCGGAGGACAGCCGTTTCTGGGGCTATGTGCCCCAGAAGAATCTGGTGGGCAGAGCTTTTATGATCTTTTGGCCGCCCCAGCGCGTCCGCCTTCTCAAATAACAGCCAGGGGCTGTCCTATGGTAAAATCACCCCTGGAATTCAAGTTTGTAAAACTTACCTGAACAACACCAGTTTGGAGGGGAAGACTCGATGAAGAGACTATTTATTTTGGCCTTGGTCCTTGCGTTTGGCTTCACCTGTTTGACGGCGTGTACGTCCACCCAGAAGGGGGCGGGTTATGGTTCGGCCGCAGGCGCGGGTTTGGGAGCCATTATCGGCCACCAAAGCGGCAAGACCGGCGAGGGTGCCCTGATTGGCGCGGCTGCGGGCGGTTTGACCGGTGCGTTGCTCGGCGACCATATGGATGAGCAGGAGGCCCAGAAGTACCGGGCGCCGGACATGTTCTGCCCGCAATGCGGGGCGACTTTTCCTCCGGATGCAAAGTACTGTCCTGCGGACGGTACTGAGCTGAAGCCTAAAGCCAATTGAGCCAATCCAAGGATCCGAACACGAAACTATGTGGCCACTGATCCTGAGCGTGTTTCTCAGTTTTGCCCTGGGCGCAATCCCCACCGGCTTCTGGCTCGGTAAACTGCTGGGCCGGGATATTCGTGAAGTGGGTAGCGGGAATACCGGTGCGACTAATGCAAGCCGTGCCCTGGGCAAGAAGGCGGGGATTTTGGTCCTGGTGCTGGATGCGGCCAAGGGTTGGGTGCCGGTGGTGTTCCTGGCTCCCTGGAGCTTTGCCCAAGGCAGTGTGGGGGTGCCGGAACTGCACCAGGCACTGCTGGGATTTGCTGCCGTGAGCGGCCATGTCTGGAGTCCCTTCCTGCAGTTCAAAGGGGGCAAGGGGGTGGCCACAGGGGCTGGGGTGGCCTTGGCTTTACGGCCGGTATACTTTTTGGCCGGTTTTGTGATTTTTGTTGGGTTTCTACTGTTGTGGCGCCGGGTTTCCATCGGTTCCCTGGGTGCGGCTTTGGTGATTCCCTTGATCAGTGTGGTGCGCGCCGACCGGCCGGAGATCAGCGTCTGTTTGGCTGCTGTGTCCGCCCTTATTATCCTGCGCCACCGGGCCAATATCCGGCGCTTGATGCACGGAGAGGAGAAGCCGCTATTCTGAGACCTCGCATCTGTCTCGTCCTTTGCCTACTTATGGCCTTCAGCCTGAGCGCCTGTGAGACCCTCAAAGCCGGCCGGGACCGCTATGAGGCAGATAAGCGCCAGGAGGCCCTGGGCGAGAGCGTACGGCGGGATTTATGGGAAATTGCCAAGGGGATGGGGAGGGATATCAAGGGTGTGGGAGGCCTGTTTGGCCAGGGTGTACGGCGAGTGGGTGTGGGCGCAGGCAAGACAGGCCGGGCTATTGAGAAGACCCTGGCCCCGGAGCCTACAAAAAACTGGGAATGAGGCTTGACAACAGGCTTTTTTGATGTTATTCTTATGTATGTCAAAACTCTTTTTATTTAGTTTAATATGCAATATATTAAAAAAGTAGAGGCAAACAAATGAAAAAGATGACTCACCGGCAGGTGATTTTCCCCTCAGGAAGGCGGAAACTCATTACAAAGACGGAGGTTAGGAAAGATAAAGACACCTCCAGCCGGTGGGAGAAGAGTTTGTTTTTCCGGGTTTGCGGGAGCCGTCCCCTCACACCTGAGGAGGCCAGGGAGGTGCTGGGAGAATTCAGCGGCCAGTCCCTGGAGTGGAGGGAGGAGGCCCTTAAGAAGGCCCGCAACCAAAGCCCGGAAAGTCATAAGCGCCAAATTTCAGTGACCCGGGCCCAATACCCTGAAAAGGGCGTCCAGAGCCTGATGCTTCGGGTGAAGGGCGAGATTGAGGTTCTGTTCCGCGGCAGGATCTATGACGTGGAATACAGGCAGGTCATGAAGGTGACCCGGATTGAACGGGTGAGCGCTTCGATCTGAGGAAAAACGGTAGCCCCCGAGGAGAAGAGTTTCTACGAGCACAGCACCAACGCCAGCCCCCGACCGCCGGGCATTCGTGTCCGGCGGTCCCCCTTTGCGGTGTCAGGCACTGGTGCCTGGCACCGGTGCCTGGCACCAGTGCCTGACACCCGCAGCCGGTACCAGAACACAGATTGACACCCCCCTCCGCGCTAATATACTATGTCCCTTTAACATAGAGGCGGTATGAGGCTCCCATGAATCCGGACAGCAAGGGCAAGATCGGTGTCATCGGAGACGGCGGTTGGGGGACGACCCTGGCCCTGCTCCTGGACCAAAAAGGCGTTCCCTGCGAGCTCTGGAGCCACGATCCGGAGTATGTCGGCCTTATGCGGGAGAAAGGCCAGAATCCCAAGTTTCTCCCGGGTATTGACCTACCGGCATCCCTCTCCATCACGGATAACCTGAAGCAAGTGGTCAGCGGTGCGGACGCAGTAATTGTGGCTGTACCGAGCGCTTTTTTGCCCCGAGTGATGGATCGTCTGTTCCAGGATCTGGGACATGGGGCTGAGTCGCCGCCGCCTCTGGTGAGCGTGGCCAAGGGCCTGGAGGAAGATTCCTGTTTGCGCATGACTGAGGTGATCGAGCGCATTTTTCCTCACACGCGTGTGGCTGCGCTGAGCGGCCCGACCTTGGCCTTGGAAATCGCGCGCGGCCTGCCGGCCAGTGCGGTGGTGGCCTCAAAGGACGCGGCCTTTGCAACGCAGATTCAAAAGGCAGTCTCCACCGAGAAATTCCGGCTCTATACCTCAGAGGATGTGGTCGGGGTGGAATTGGGCGGGGCGCTCAAGAATGTGATTGCCATTGCCGCGGGCATTGCCGATGGTTTAGGATTTGGGGTGAATGCCAAGTCCGCTTTGGTTTCCAGGGGCTTGGCCGAAATCACCCGTTTGGGTGTGGCCATGGGCGCGCGGGCCGAGACATTTGCCGGCCTGAGTGGTGTGGGAGATTTGGTTACCACCTGCACGAGCACGCTTAGCCGGAATCACACCCTGGGCGAGGGCATCGGGCAGGGGAAGTCTTTGCAGGAGATGACCGCACGCACGGAGATGGTCACCGAAGGCGTGCACAACACCTTGCAGGCCGTGTCTTTGGCCGGCCGCTTCGGCGTGGAAATGCCCATTGCGCAGCAGGTGAGTGAAGTTCTTTTTCGCGGAAAGGATCCGCGCCAAGCGGTGGTGGATCTGATGACGCGGTCTTATAAAACGGAATGAGTCGGGGCGTGGCGCAGCTTGGTAGCGCACCTGAATGGGGTTCAGGGGGTCGGAGGTTCGAATCCTCTCGCCCCGACCATCGTTACATGAGAGAGATCAAATGAACATTGGATTAATCGGGCTCGGCACTGTCGGCGGCAGTACGGCCCAGGTTCTGCTCAAGAAGTCCGCCAGCCTTCGCCGCAGCGCGGGCGGCAACCTCAAACTGCTGTATGCCTGCGATCAGCGGCACGCCCTCGCAAAGCAACTCGGGATTCCCGCAAAACAATATGTGAACGACGCGCAAAAAGTGCTCAACGATCCCCAGGTGGATGTGGTGGTCGAGCTCATCGGCGGCATGCACCCGGCTAAGGAATTTGTTCTCCAAGCGCTGAAGAACGGCAAGCACGTGGTCACGGCCAACAAAGCCCTCCTGGCCGAGCACGGCACGGAGCTCCTCAAGGCCGCGAGCCGCGCGAACAAGCGCCTTTTGTTTGAAGCCGCGGTCGGCGGCGGCATTCCCATTGTCGAGGGCTTGGGCCAAGGCCTGGCCGCCAACCAACTCAGCGCCCTTTACGCCATCATTAACGGCACCTGCAATTACGTGCTCACGCTCATGGAGGAGCAAGGCTCCACCATGCAAGACGCGCTCGCTCTGGCCCAGAAAAAGGGCTTTGCCGAGGCCAACCCCGCGCTCGACATCGACGGCATTGATTCCGCGCACAAGCTTTCCCTGATGTGTTTGGTGGGCTTCGGGCGCCAGGCCAAAATGAAAGAGATGCATATCGAGGGTATTTCCAAGCTTTCGCCCGTGGATATGGAACTTGCCCAAAGCCTGGGCTACGGAATTAAGCTATTGGCCATTGCCAAGCGCGTGGGCGAAGAACTCGAGGCGCGCGTGCATCCCACGCTGCTGCCCTTGGACCACCCCTTGGTGAGCGTGCGCGGCGTGTACAACGCTGTTTTTGTGCAGGGCGATCTGGTGGGCAACCAACTCTTTTACGGCAAGGGCGCGGGCGGCAATCCCACGGCCAGCGCCGTAGTCAGTGATATCCTGCAACTCGCGCGCGCTCCGCAGGCCCTGCCGCCCAACCCGATTGATTTGAGTGACGGCAGCATCCAGCGCATCCGAAAAATGGCGGACGTGCGCTCGCGCTACTACATGCGCTTTTCCGTGACCGACCGGCCCGGCGTGCTCGCGCAAATCGCGCGCCACCTCGGCAGCCAGGAAATTTCCATTTCCAGTGTGATCCAACCCGAACGCACCTCTTCCCGTGCCGTGCCCGTGGTCATCATGACCCACGAGGCTGCTGAACGGCAGGTCCAAACCGCGCTCAAACGCATCAACGCCCTCGAGGCGGTCAAGCGCGGCACCGTGCTTCTGCGCGTGGAGGAAGGCTGATCATGGCTTGGAAGGGTGTGATTGCCCAATACCGCAAGTACCTGCCTGTGACGCGCAAGACTCCGATCATTACGCTTCTGGAGGGAAACACTCCGCTCATTCCGGCCCCGTGGCTGGCCGGTCAAGTGGGCGGCGGCGCGCAGGTGTGGCTCAAGTTTGAAGGCATGAACCCCTCGGGTTCATTCAAGGATCGAGGCATGACCATGGCTGTGTCCAAGGCTCTGGAGCAGGGCTCGCAGGGCATTATCTGTGCGTCCACGGGCAACACTTCGGCTTCGGCCGCAGCCTATGGCGCGCGCGCGGGCCTGCGATGCATTGTGGTCATCCCCGAAGGCGCCATTGCCATGGGCAAGCTCGCCCAGGCGGTTTTTCACGGCGCCGAGGTCGTGGCGATCAAAGGCAATTTTGACGAAGCCCTCAAGCTCGTGCGCCAGCTTTCCGAGGAATACAATCTCACGCTTGTCAATTCCGTGAACCCCTATCGCATTCAGGGCCAAAAGAGCGGCGCGTATGAAATTTGCGATGCGCTCGGTGAGGCTCCGGATTATCACTTTATTCCCGTGGGCAACGCGGGCAATATCCGCGCCTATTGGTTGGGTTACAATGAATACAAGTCCGAGGGGAAGATCAAGAGCTTGCCCAAGATGATGGGTTTTCAGGCCGCGGGCGCGGCGCCTATTGTCAAGGGAAGACCCATTGCCAAGCCCGAGACCTTTGCCACCGCCATTCGCATCGGGAATCCCGCGAGTTGGGTGGAAGCCGTGGCTGCGCGCGACGAATCCAAGGGCCTGATTGATTCCGTGACTGAGGGCCAGATCCGCAACGCGTACAAGGTCCTGGCCAAAGAAGAGGGCGTGTTCTGCGAACCCGCGAGTGCGGCTTCGGTCGCGGGGCTTCTCAAGATGGCCAAGGCCGGGGCTCTGAAAAAGCGCGGCGCGCGCTACGTGTGTATTTTGACCGGGCACGGGCTCAAGGATCCCAGCTCGGCCCTGGATGCCGTGCCGGTGCCGCGCTCCGTTTCCGCGAATATCATGAGCGTTGCCCGGCGTTTGCAGTTAAAGAAGCCTTGAAGGTGTCCGGCACCGGATTCGGCAAGGTGTCAGGCACCACAGTCTGGATAAGATGCTTCACAAGTGGTGCCTGATACCAAATTCAACAGGGTGCCTGACACCCGAGGATCTGTGTTGTCATCCCCGCGTAGGCGGGGATCTATTCGTATAACTGACTTCAACTAGATTCCCGCTTTCGCGGGAATGACATTCCGGGAGCTTATGTCCCGCAAATTCTTCGCCATATTCCTCATCCTCGTAACCCTCTCCGCCTCCGCCTGCGTGGAGCGCAAACTCATCGTCAAATCCGATCCGTCCGGTGCGGAAGTCTTCCTGGACCAATCCGAAACACCCGAAGGGGTGACGCCCCTGGAAATGTCCTTCCTCAATTACGGCAAACGCCACATCCGGCTCAGCTATGAAGGCTACTACGACATTCAAACGGTGGAGCAGTTCAAAGGCCCGTGGTACTCCATTCCCGGCCCGGACTTTGTGATGGAGAATTTGTGGCCCTTTACTTTGCGCGATTACAATACTTTTGACTATACGCTCCGGCCCTTGCCTGAGGGCGAGATCGAGCCCGCGAGCGTGACCGAACCGGTGGATTTTGAGAAATACGCGGAGCAGATCAAGGACCCGGATCCGGACTTGCGCCAGGAAGCCATTCTGCGTTTGGGCGGCCTGCGCAACCCGCGAGCCGTCGAGCTCATGGAGAGCGCAACCTATGATGTGAATGAGTTTGTGCGCGCGGATGCGCTCTCGGGCCTGCGTTTGGTGCAGGGCGCTGAGTCGGGTGCCCGTATTCTGGAGATGAGCCATGACCCCTCTTCCGAGGTGCGCCTGCGGGCCGTGAATGCGATGGAACTTTTGCAGCTGGAGGAGGGGAGAGATGTATTGGCCATGATGCTGCACGACCGGGATCCGCGCGTGCGCGTGGCAGCCATTGAGGCGCTCAACAGTTACAAGGAACTCCCTCCTGAGATCATGAATCTCATGGTGAAGCTCTTTAGGCAGGACGATTCCGGAGTGCGGCGCGCAGCCGTGCGGGCCTTTGGCCAGCGGCCCGAGACCAGTGCCAAACACCTCAAACAGCTGCGTGCGCGGCTCAAGGACTGGAATGTCGTGGTGCGGCGTGCGGCTGTGGAGAGTGTGTTCCGCCAGCAAGATGTGGAGGCAGTGCCGCAGTTAGTGCGCATGCTGCGCGACGGCGACGACAAAATCAGGAACAACGTGGCCGCGCACCTCGGCGAGCTTCTCCGCCCCGAACACGAAAAGCTCATTATCCAGAGGCTGCGCAGCGGCAAAGCCTTTGAACGCCGCGTGGCCGCGGAGTTGGCGCTCAACTTCAAAGGCCCCGAGATCCTGGCCGCCTTGGAACACGCCCACGAACGCGAGCAAGACCGCTACGCGCGCGCCGTCATGGAAGGCTCCCTCAAAAAACTGAAGTAGCTTGTCGGCGTCTATCTGGGCCGCTCACCCTGAGGAGCCGCGCAGCGGCGTCTCGAAGGGCACAAGTGGCGCCTGATACCGGAGCCGGACTCGCCATGACGGATTGAACACCCGGGATCCGCATCAACCCACTGTAACTCAGTGATATAATGTCCGCACTAAAGTCAGCCGACTGTATGCGCTGAAGATGTGGAGCAGAAACGACTTTAGGAGGTTTGATTCGTGGCATGCAGCAATGGAGACATGAGAAATACATGAACCCAGTACTCTCTTTAGTATGTTTGCTTGTTTGCAGTAACGTATTCATGACCTTTGCATGGTACGCTCATCTGAAGGAGTTAAATAATAAGCCGTGGATAATAGCAGCGCTTGTTAGTTGGGGTATTGCGCTTTTTGAATATCTCCTTCAGGTTCCGGCAAACCGTATTGGATACACCGTATTGGATATCGGACAACTCAAGATCATTCAAGAGGTCATTACGCTCACAGTCTTTATACCTTTTTCCTTTATATACATGAAAGAACCGTTGCGATTTGACTATTTATGGGCAGGGTTGTGTCTTGTCGGGGCAGTATTTTTCATGTTTCGTCACAGATTTGTTTAACGGATGAACGCTTGCGAAAAACCATGCCAAATACAATCTGCAAACTCATGGCCACATTAGGCGGGGCCGGCTTCAGTCCTGTGGCCCCCGGCACAGTGGGGAGCGCCCTGACTGCTGTGCTCTGGTTTGTGTTGCAGCCTTCTCTGACTGCGCAGGGGATTGTGTTGCTGATCCTGCTGGGGCTTGGTTGGTGGAGCTCTGAAGTCTTCGCCAAAAAACTCAACGCCAAAGACCCTTCCATTATTGTGGTGGACGAAGCAGCCGGCATGTGGATTGCGCTGCTGGCCGTGCCCCATAACGTGTGGGCCGTTCTTGGGGCCTTTGCGCTCTTCCGGTTTTTCGACATTGTGAAGCGGGGGCCGGTGAAGCAAGCCGAAGCCCTGCCCGGCGGCTTGGGGATTATGGCTGATGATGTGGTGGCAGGATTATTTGCCCGTGCAGTGATAGCGCTGCTTTTGGTCTTCTTCTAAGCGGAAGCCATCTCCCACTCCTCAACCACGCCCAGGTCCTGGGCCTTTTCCCTCACCAGGTTCCGGTCGAGTTGGTCCTCAAGAGACTCCATCATGGCTTGGATGTCGCGGATGTGCTTTTCGGATTTGCCTTCCTTGAAAAACTGAAGCTTGCGGACAATGACATACTCCGGGGGCGCCAGCCAGACGTCTCCGCCCGCAAAGTCCGATTGCCTGCGTTTGGCCATGGCCCACCGGTGGAGGGGATCTTCGCCGGCCAGGTACACATCCGCCTTATACATACTGTCGTGATGGATGATATTGAAGTGTCCGCGAATGCGCCGTTTTTGTTCGATGATGAGCACTTCCTCCGGCGGCAGGTAGAATGCATCCGCAGGGAATCCCTGAATCAGCTTGTCCACGTCTGCCTTTTTGAGCTCCAGCACAAGATCCAGATCGTTGGTGAAGCGGGGCTCTCCGTAGAGCATGGCGGCGACGGAACCGGTAATCATGTAGGGAAGCTGAATCTCATCCAGCCGTCTTGTGAATTCGAGAACCTTAGTCTCCAGCACTGAGAATGCACTCCTTTACAGCCTGGCGGATTTGGTCCTCGCTCCAGTCGGGGTTTTGCTCCTTGAACCAGGACCACTTTGTCTGCCAGGCCAGTTGGAACATGTCCTCGATGAGCTGGAGCTTTTTGGCGGTGGAGGCCTCCTGAAGAAGCCTCTTTTGGACAGGGTGCATGCGGTAGCGTTCCATGGCCCCTATTATACAGGCAAGAAGAATCCCGGGGACAGGTCTCGCCAGCCCCTTTGATTGCAACGGGTTTTGCGAGAACCGTCCCCGAGGCTCCCCAAATCTTACGCGTCCGGTAAGGTATTTTTCGTTGACACTTTTTCTCTAACCCGTCACCATTGAAACAACTTAGGTCTATGTGGCTATATGACCTTCGTCAGGTAATTAGTCTCATGCGGGGACGCGCATTAGTTTTAAGGTTCTGTGTCAGGGGCATCT belongs to Candidatus Omnitrophota bacterium and includes:
- a CDS encoding homoserine dehydrogenase — encoded protein: MNIGLIGLGTVGGSTAQVLLKKSASLRRSAGGNLKLLYACDQRHALAKQLGIPAKQYVNDAQKVLNDPQVDVVVELIGGMHPAKEFVLQALKNGKHVVTANKALLAEHGTELLKAASRANKRLLFEAAVGGGIPIVEGLGQGLAANQLSALYAIINGTCNYVLTLMEEQGSTMQDALALAQKKGFAEANPALDIDGIDSAHKLSLMCLVGFGRQAKMKEMHIEGISKLSPVDMELAQSLGYGIKLLAIAKRVGEELEARVHPTLLPLDHPLVSVRGVYNAVFVQGDLVGNQLFYGKGAGGNPTASAVVSDILQLARAPQALPPNPIDLSDGSIQRIRKMADVRSRYYMRFSVTDRPGVLAQIARHLGSQEISISSVIQPERTSSRAVPVVIMTHEAAERQVQTALKRINALEAVKRGTVLLRVEEG
- a CDS encoding threonine synthase, giving the protein MAWKGVIAQYRKYLPVTRKTPIITLLEGNTPLIPAPWLAGQVGGGAQVWLKFEGMNPSGSFKDRGMTMAVSKALEQGSQGIICASTGNTSASAAAYGARAGLRCIVVIPEGAIAMGKLAQAVFHGAEVVAIKGNFDEALKLVRQLSEEYNLTLVNSVNPYRIQGQKSGAYEICDALGEAPDYHFIPVGNAGNIRAYWLGYNEYKSEGKIKSLPKMMGFQAAGAAPIVKGRPIAKPETFATAIRIGNPASWVEAVAARDESKGLIDSVTEGQIRNAYKVLAKEEGVFCEPASAASVAGLLKMAKAGALKKRGARYVCILTGHGLKDPSSALDAVPVPRSVSANIMSVARRLQLKKP
- a CDS encoding HEAT repeat domain-containing protein, which gives rise to MSRKFFAIFLILVTLSASACVERKLIVKSDPSGAEVFLDQSETPEGVTPLEMSFLNYGKRHIRLSYEGYYDIQTVEQFKGPWYSIPGPDFVMENLWPFTLRDYNTFDYTLRPLPEGEIEPASVTEPVDFEKYAEQIKDPDPDLRQEAILRLGGLRNPRAVELMESATYDVNEFVRADALSGLRLVQGAESGARILEMSHDPSSEVRLRAVNAMELLQLEEGRDVLAMMLHDRDPRVRVAAIEALNSYKELPPEIMNLMVKLFRQDDSGVRRAAVRAFGQRPETSAKHLKQLRARLKDWNVVVRRAAVESVFRQQDVEAVPQLVRMLRDGDDKIRNNVAAHLGELLRPEHEKLIIQRLRSGKAFERRVAAELALNFKGPEILAALEHAHEREQDRYARAVMEGSLKKLK
- a CDS encoding DMT family protein, with the protein product MNPVLSLVCLLVCSNVFMTFAWYAHLKELNNKPWIIAALVSWGIALFEYLLQVPANRIGYTVLDIGQLKIIQEVITLTVFIPFSFIYMKEPLRFDYLWAGLCLVGAVFFMFRHRFV
- a CDS encoding phosphatidylglycerophosphatase A: MPNTICKLMATLGGAGFSPVAPGTVGSALTAVLWFVLQPSLTAQGIVLLILLGLGWWSSEVFAKKLNAKDPSIIVVDEAAGMWIALLAVPHNVWAVLGAFALFRFFDIVKRGPVKQAEALPGGLGIMADDVVAGLFARAVIALLLVFF